The Brassica napus cultivar Da-Ae chromosome C1, Da-Ae, whole genome shotgun sequence DNA segment AGCATAAGAACGACTACTGGGTAATTATCTAATTTGCATCCttgtataacataaatataatgtGACACTATGGAAAACTCTGAAACCAAATTAGGGAAAGAGTAATAAAGAGCCATTATTTATGCAAAAGGgcattttaagaaaatttcaaacttttaacaaacaaataaaaactttaaaactagGGCTGAGGTCACAAAGGATTATTGTTTTTATGATGAGAAATTAAAGAAAGAATCTTAAGGTCAAATTATTAATGAAACCTGTTCAACATGACAGACATTGTCTGCAAGAATCTTTCTCCCTCTCTCATTGATACAGATCAAAGTTTAACCAACGAAACAGAACAAAGTACACATCTGCGGCTTACGTAatcataatttattattatctaattgattaatattttaaaaatactaatttgCAAGTTTGAACGAGGCAAAAGAATCTCAACAAGAGATCACCAACTACATTATTAAGAGAGACCAATCATAACATATCAGCTGTTAAAAACCCAACTtcaacttcattttttttttgcagaagaaaaacagagaaaataaaattattcttcttttttttactacAGGTAAAAGACAGTATAGAGATCTTATTGGATGGTATAAATCGTGGTCCACTTTGTTCTTGTGAAAGATTCTGCACGCCCACATGGTGAGATTAAAATAGAGTGATATAACCCTTCATCACCTACTTGTgtccagaaagaaagaaagagagataaAAAAGAAGTGGTGATGATAGTATCATCTATTTGAGCAAAAGAATTTTTCACAGCTTTTTATTCTTTGGGTTTTTCCTGAGAATCTTTTCATCATTTATGTGTGTTGTGTACGAATAAACAGAGACCAAACAACCTCTTTCTAACTGAAAACAGAGCTAACTAAATCTTTAGTTCTGTCAGTTTATTTACTTCTTATGAGTGTTTGAAACCCACCCAAAGTCAACTTCTCCCTTTATTTCTTGAAATCTCTGTACTTTCTCAAGGAATCTTGATAAATTGtaagtttgtttttcttttctttttgtgggATTTGTAGTTACTAACTATTTCTGGGGTTTTATTGGAAGATTGCTTTGTTCTTTGGATACTTTTGTCATGGAGCATCATAagattttctctctttttttttgttctttggaAAGTGATGTCATGAAGCATTAGAttcttaatttataaaattccatcatctttttattttcctCTTCTGTGTGGCATTTACTGTCTGCTGAACATTTCAATTGAATTGTCTTTAAAGGGCTCAATAATTGGCCCTCTTGAAGTTTCCATATCTATTGGGGAATATTGTACTTGAAGCTGATGTTAGTACCTGATTTCAAGTCAACTCTCTCtagcttttatatttttatagccTCTCTCTGTGTGATCTCACAACCCTCTCTTAAAGTCTATTATATACATGTTGATATGCACCTTTGATCTTGGAGTTGACAAAGACTGAGTTTTGCTtttatccttcttcttctcttcttcctgtgttgggttttgatcatttttctgTAACCTTTAACTGCAGATAAAGGGAGACCTCAAAGAAGCTTGTTTTTGTCTGTTCATGTAGAACAAGTCTTTGAGAAAGGTAAGAAGTTTATTAAGCTTCTGGTGGATTCAAGACTGAgttgaagaaagaaagaaagaaagaagagattcTTTTATATGGAGGGTAGTGGTGGTGGAGATGGTGGTTTCTTACCCAATCCTAGCTTTGGTGCATTCCCTGAGACGGCTATGGATATGGACTTCATGGAAGAACTCTTCTTTGATGGATGTTGGCTTGAGACAACAGATGGTAAGAGCTTGAAGCAGACGTCTGGACACCAAGCTCCTAGCTCTACCAACATGaatgacaacaacaacaacaactcttTTCTTTATGGCTATCAATTTGCTGAGAACCCTTCTCAGGATCACATCTCCAACGAAGACACAGGGAGAAAGTTGCCTCCAGGTTTTCTCAAGATGGAAGATCTCACCAATCAGCCGATGACTCAAGTCTCCTTTGACCAGTCTGCAGCTATGAGTTCAGCACAAGCTGAGAAGTTTCTCCTTGAAGAAACCGAGAGAGGTAGAAGATATTGGATTGCTCCAAGAACAAGCCAAGGCCCTTCTTCATCTGTCAAAGATAGACTGTTTCAAGCTATAAACGGTCTTAAGGTGCAGGACAAAGACTTCCTCATACAGATATGGGTGCCAATTCAACAAGAAGGCAAGAACTTCCTCACCACTTTGGAGCAGCCACACTTCTTCAACCCAAAATACAAAAGCCTTAAAAGATACAGAGATGTTTCAGTGTCTTATAACTTCTTGGCTGATGAGGACTCCAAGGAGTCTGTAGGTCTCCCTGGCCGTGTATTCCTTGGGAAGCTACCTGAGTGGACACCTGATGTAAGGTTCTTCAGGAGTGAAGAGTATCCACGCATCAAAGAAGCGCAGAGATGTGATGTCCGTGGTTCATTAGCCCTTCCTGTGTTTGAAAGTGGTAGTGGGATTTGTTTGGGTGTTGTTGAGATTGTTACAACTACTCAGAAGATGAATTACAGACCGGAACTTGAGAATATCTGTAAAGCTCTCGAGGTGTTTTTTCTCTTCCTTTAGTCCCACATTCTTCAAATTGGGAAGCTTTGGTTTGTATATTGTTTAGTCTAAAGAGTGTTTCTGTGTGTTTTGTAGGCTGTTAATCTTAGAAGTTCAGCCAACATGGAGTCTCCAAGCAGTGAGGTGTGTCAAAATGTTCTCAAAAACCAAATCATTTGTTAACACTAGGGGTGGGCAACCAAACGGAACCTATCCATCCGAACCCAAACCAGACCAAAATATATGTCCCAACCATTcggttaaattttttatcaaccCAAATGGTTTGGTATGGTTCGGttttaaaccaaaccgaactgaaAAACCGAAGTGtttatttaaactatatataaaatactaatatattaaaatttaagatatttaaccatttttacttttaatagaaacacaattaacaataaaaaaaatatgaatctcAAACACTATCATCAAAACCGAAAAGCTTATTTATATTAGATGAAAACATAATCCAAACCAAATCCTAATTTAAACCCAAATGTCCACCCCTAGTTAACACACACTATAAACAAAAACTATTTGTTGCTAAATGTCATATGCTCTTTGTTTCAGTTTCTGCAAGTCTATAAACAGTTCTACTGTGCTGTAATACCTGAGGTATCAGTCTTTCTGACATCAGTCTGCAGATCATATGATCTGCCTCTAGCTTTAACGTGGGCACCGTGTGCTAGGCAAGGCAGAGGTGGATCCCGGCATTCTGATGAGAACTTCTCAGAGTGTGTTTCAACTCTAGATTCTGCATGCTTTGTCCTTGACCAACAGAGTCATAACTTCCAAGAGGCATGCTCTGAACACCACCTCCTTCAAGGGGAAGGCATTGTGGGAAAAGCATTCAAAGCGACCAAACTTTTCTTTGTCCCTGAAGTAACTACTTTCAGCAAGACAAACTACCCTCTTGCACACCATGCCAAGATCTCTGGCCTACATGCCGCTTTGGCAGTCCCtttgaaaaacaaattcaatGGTTCGGTTGAGTTTGTGTTGGAGTTTTTCTTTCCCAAAAGTTGCCTTGACACTGAAGCGCAACAAGAGATGCTCAAGTCACTGTCTGTGACGCTGCAGCAGGATTTCAGGAGCTTGAATCTTGTCATTGACAAAGAGCTAGAGCTTGAAGTAGTGTTTCCGGTAAGAGAGGAGCTGCTATTCTCAGGGAATGCAGAGACGGGAGAGAGCCTGAAACCTTCGCCTTTGGAAGAGATATCTCAGGAAGATTCCTCATGGATCTCTCATATGATAAATGCTAACGAGAAGGGCAAAGGAGTGTCGCTTTCGTGGGAGTATCAGAAAGAAGAGCCAAAAGAAGAGTTCATGCTGACATCTGGCtgggacaacaacaacaatcagaTTGGTAGctttctttcagatgctgagCAGTTTCAGAAGGCTTCAAACTCAGGAGGACTTAGACTTGACATTGATCCAAGCTTTGATTCAGCTTCCTTTGGTGTTGGACAAACACTGTTAGGAAGTAGAAGACCAGGTGaaaagagaagaacaaagacaGAAAAAACAATTGGTTTAGAAGTTCTTAGACAGTACTTTGCAGGAAGCCTCAAAGATGCAGCCAAGAGCATTGGTGGTAAGAAAACTTTATAAGTTAATAAAtacgataaaataataaatttcttCGGTCTAAAATTAAGCCGgtgtaaaatttataaaaaaagatcgataatataataagataatattttttttataaaactctatataaatatatggtccattagaatcataaactaataatttatttacatatacaaTTATTATAAGtacaaacaaaatattgtagcgtttgttttatattcacaatagatattttatagtattttcttaacacttcattatatttgataatattgagtaaaattatatttaaaactacatttaagttctataaagaaaaatttctatacaccaaattataaataaaattaacatgAAAATCAGATTTCTAAAATTTAGTCAGTATATGTATGGTAAGATCAACTGTTTATCATAgtctatatataataactttATGAATTGAGATTCAAGAGTTCTTACTGTAGTTATTAGTCATATTTAATCTATCAGTATCTCAGACAGAGAATTGAGATTAACAAGTTTTGTTCATTATTATGTTGCAGTTTGTCCAACCACCTTGAAAAGAATATGCAGGCAACATGGGATAACAAGATGGCCTTCAAGGAAGATTAAGAAAGTGGGGCACTCGTTAAAGAAACTCCAGCTTGTGATAGACTCTGTTCAAGGTGTTCAAGGCTCTATCCAACTTGACTCATTCTACACAAGTTTCCCTGAACTAAGCTCTCCCAATAATGTATCTAGTACTGGTACTGGCACTTCCTTCAGGAACAATGATCAGCCAAGTCATTTGAATCCTCAAACCGAGAACGGTGTTTCACCTGCTGTGGCTCCAACCTCATCACCACCATCATCTTCTTGTAGCCACAGCTCTGGTTCAAGCACATGCTGCTCAACTGGAGCTAATCAAAGCACCAATACTGCAAATACCTCAAACACTATATCCACCCTGATGGCTGATAATGCTGGAGCAATCTTGAAGAGAGCTCGTAGCGAGGTAAGACTCCGCACCGTGAACCAGGAGGAAACAAAGTCTCTCTCTAGAACCCTTAGCCACAGAGCATTCAGTGAGCATCCTCTTTTGAATAATCTACCTCGGTTGCCGGAGAGTCGTAGTAGGAGCTTGAAAGCTGGAGGAGCATCTAAAGTGAAAGCCACGTTCGGTGAGGCCAAAGTACGGTTTACTTTGCTTCCTACCTGGGGATTCAGAGAGTTGCAACACGAGATTGCTAGGCGTTTTAACATAGATAACAATATTATTGCAACCTTTGATCTTAAATACTTGGATGATGACAAAGAATGGGTTCTTCTGACGTGTGAAGCGGATCTTGAGGAATGTATCGATATCTATAGATCATCACAGAGCCGCACGATCAAGATTAGCGTTCATGAAGCTTCTCAAGCCAAGCTGGGAGGCTCTTTTGGTAGTACCGGTCCTGTTCCTTTGCTATAAGCATTCAGGTAAGAACACGTGGAGGTTCTTCTACTAATTTAATAGTGtgttagaaacaaaatattacacAGACTTGGGGCATCGTTTGTAACAATATTGTCAATGCCATTTTGTAGTAGTGTACTGGTTTTATGCATCGGCTTAGCagattttttgtataataaGGCGATTGCATACAGAAACAtgcttattatgtattttattttctgtaaATCATTTGTAATCTGGATTCTACTTAAACTCTGCAAGTATTGTCATATTGAAATATTATTCTATATGTTCTACTTCTACTTCCATTATTTGTTACTAAAACGCATGAAAACattaaatatgttttgaaaATCTAGTCATGCAGTTTCCCTCGCATGAAAACATTCAACATCTATGAAAATCTAGGCATGCAGTTTTCTTTTTGGGACTTAAGTTTATTACTTTGTACATTTCAGTGAATATATATAGGAAGAAACTCTGAAAAAAAATGTCTAATAGAGCACTCTCTGATCCGTGATTTCAATGGTTTACACAGGGAAACTTGTCTTTAACGAACTAACCTCAAACATCCAAGTCCAGACTCCAGAGTTATCTAGGGATCAAAATGCAGCAACATTTGAGTCTAGTCCCAGAGAAGCCATGGCAAGAAAATATGGGGAACGTAACATGCCTAGTCTAGTATTATATAGAAACACGAAACAATTGTGCCAGTTAATTTGAAAGTAGAAAATAAGTTGACATTTCACTTGTGTAGGTTTATAAAAACACACAGATTCAGTCTTGGcaaccaaaaaagaagaagaagagaagaatatATACTTGTACTAGCTAGTGGCTATCCATGTTCGCATCTCTGACCTATCTTCAAACCCTTTATCCTTTTCAAGAAACAGCTAGCCTGCAGACAAAAGACACAAGAAAAGATACTGATCCTCAAATCTATCACTACCGCCTTAACAATAAAGTTACAACAACATGCAAATATGCGTCTATATAGCACAAATACAATAacaaataagaagaagagatgcTACTTCCAcctatatattttgttacttcTCCTACAAAGAAATATCACTTCATTGATTTTTggaggttcttttttttttccaaatatccTGGATTATTCTTAAGCATAAATCCTTTTACAGATACTTTCACAGCAAGTCATACTCCTCTTCATGTAACATTTTACACATAATAATGGAAACAATCATCAAAATCAAGGATATTAGACTAAGAACACCTCTAACttcactatatttttttattttaaaataaaatttgaaataaaagaacTTCAACCGTAttccattttttatttcattttttactcTTTGATAGAgtaaaaataggtttactctataaacttattaatttatttattttattcatcattctatttttcactttaaaatggAGTAACAATTAAATACAACTCTATTACTGAATTACTTAAGAAAAAATAACGGTGATCTTATGGAGTAATAAGTGGTTAACTCTTTTGGTGCTGCAAGCTTAACTAATTTATGAGAATGTAATAATAAGGTTAAAAGATTTATAGGGAGCAAATGTGCAAATATACACAAATTATACAATAAACGACTTTTCGTCCGCCTCCAAAGCTCCAAaagccaaacaaaaaaaagaaaaaaaaagatcaaaactttcaCAAGCTCAAAACATGTCTCCTCGATCGCTGACTCTCCTCAAGAACCTCGCAAGAAACTCAAACGCCTCCTCCTCATGCATCCAAACCCGATCCGTGACCTACATGCCCCGACCCGGCGATGGATCCCCACGCGCAGTGACCCTAATCCCCGGCGACGGGATCGGTCCCCTCGTGACCAACGCCGTCGAGCAGGTGATGGAGGCGATGCACGCGCCGATCTACTTCGAGAAGTACGACGTCCACGGGGAGATGAGCCGCGTGCCCGCGGAGGTGATGGAGTCGATAAGGAAGAACAAGGTGTGCTTGAAAGGCGGGCTCAAGACTCCCGTCGGAGGCGGTGTGAGCTCGCTGAACGTGCAGCTGAGGAAGGAGCTTGATCTGTTCGCGTCGCTTGTTAACTGCTTTAACTTGCCTGGGTTGCCGACGAAGCATGAGAACGTTGACATCGTTGTGATTAGGGAGAATACTGAGGGGGAGTATGCGGGGCTTGAGCATGAGGTTGTTCCTGGTGTCGTTGAGAGTCTTAAGGTTGGTTTCTTgtttgaaagtttttatttcTATGGACTTGTTTAGCTTAGAGAGCACCACTAGGTTGTTCCTGGTGTTGATTGAGAGTCTTAAGGTCAGTTTCGTCATtgaaagtttcgatttttatgGGCTTTTAGCTTAGAGAACACCACTAGGTTGTTCCTGGTGTTGTTTGAGAGTCTTAAGGTTGGTTTACGAAtttaaagtttcgatttttatgGACTCGTAGGTTAGAGAACACCACTAGGTTTGTTCCTGGTGTTGTTTGAGAGTCTAGAGATCAGTTTCGTCAttgaaagttttgattttgatgtgaCTCGTAGCTTAGAGAACACCACTAGGTTTGTTCCTGGTGTTGTTTGAGAGTCTAGAGATCAGTTTCGTCAttgaaagttttgattttgatgtgaCTCGTAGCTTAGAGAACACCACTAGGTTTGTTCCTGGTGTTCTTGAGAGTGTTGAGGTCAGTTTTCGAATtgaaagtttcgatttttatgGACTCTAAGCTTAGAGAACACGACTAGGTTGTTCCTTGTATTGTTTGAGAGTCTTAAGTTCGGTTTCCTCATTGAAAGTTTGATTCGAAAATTTCGATTTTTATGGAATCCTAGCTTAGAGAACACCACTAGGTGTTGTTGAGAGTCTTAAGTTCGGTTTCCGCATtgaaagtttcgatttttatgGACTTGTTTAGCTTAGAGAGCACCACTAGGTTGTTCTTAGTGTTGTTTGAGAGTCTTAAGGTCAGTTTCCGAATtgaaagtttcgatttttatgGACTCTAAGCTTAGAGAACACCACTAGGTTGTTCCTTGTATTGTTTGAGAGTCTTAAGTTCGGTTTCCTCATTGAAAGTTTGATTTTTATGGACTCTTAGCTTAGAGAAGACTAATAGGTTTGTTCCTTGTGCTGTTGAGAGTTTTAAAAGTGAGTTTCGTCAttaaaagtttcgatttttatgGACTCTTAGCTTAGAAGATGTGCGCATAGTGTTGTTGAGAGTCTTAAGGTCAGTTTCGTCAttaaaagtttcgatttttatgGACTCTTAGCTTAGAAGATGTGCATAGTGTTGTTGAGAGTCTTAAGGTCAGTTTCGTCAttaaaagtttcgatttttatgGACTCTTAGCTTAGAGAGCACCACTAGGTTGTTCCTGGTGTTATTGAGAGTCTTAAGATCAGTTTCCTCAttaaaagtttcgatttttatgGACTCTTAGCTTAGAGAGTCTTAAGGTCAGTTTACTCATTGaaagtttagatttttattGTCATGGCTTCTTGAAACAGTGTTGGATTAGCTAAATGGTTATTTCTTGGATCTGATGTCATGATTTGTTGTCTTTTGTTAGGTGATTACGAAGTTTTGTTCGGAGCGTATAGCGAAGTATGCGTTTGAGTATGCGTACCTGAACAACAGGAAGAAAGTGACGGCAGTGCACAAGGCTAACATCATGAAACTTGCTGATGGTTTGTTCTTGGAGTCATGTCGAGAGGTCGCTAAAAAGTATCCAGGGATAACTTACAATGAGATCATTGTTGACAACTGCTGTATGCAACTTGTAGCCAAACCAGAGCAGTTCGACGTCATGGTATGTTTAATAGTTGTATTCTTAGTACTTTCTTCGTCGTCTCTGCTGTAAATAGATTGGCGAGAAAGCTGTGTGTAGCTAATAAGACTTTCTCAGTTAAATAAATAGACCGTGTTACAGCTTAATTCTTCACTTGGATGACAGCCTTTCACTGCTATTATTAACCTGTGTTTATGTTTTCtctgattgatgtttgcattaGCTTCCTTTGgctttttattcttttctttttcttgaaacGGCTTATTGACTAAATGTTCTGCAGGTGACACCTAATCTGTATGGTAATTTAGTTGCAAACACTGCTGCTGGTATTGCTGGAGGCACTGGAGTCATGCCTGGAGGTAACAATAGCCTCTGCTTATACTCTCAATTACAACTATGGACAGTTCTGAAATTTGTATATTATGAACATGAAAACAGGAAACGTAGGGGCAGACCATGCGGTATTTGAGCAAGGTGCATCAGCAGGAAACGTGGGGAAAGACAAGATAGTACGAGAAAACAAAGCGAACCCAGTGGCGCTGCTTCTCTCATCAGCCATGATGCTAAGACACCTTCAGTTTCCTTCGTTTGCTGACCGGCTCGAAACAGCAGTGAAAAGAGTCATCTCCGAAGGAAATTGCCGGACTAAAGATCTTGGTGGACAAAGCACTACTCAGCAGGTGGTTGATGCCGTCATTGCAAATCTTGAGTGAGACCACCTTTGA contains these protein-coding regions:
- the LOC106375262 gene encoding isocitrate dehydrogenase [NAD] regulatory subunit 1, mitochondrial translates to MSPRSLTLLKNLARNSNASSSCIQTRSVTYMPRPGDGSPRAVTLIPGDGIGPLVTNAVEQVMEAMHAPIYFEKYDVHGEMSRVPAEVMESIRKNKVCLKGGLKTPVGGGVSSLNVQLRKELDLFASLVNCFNLPGLPTKHENVDIVVIRENTEGEYAGLEHEVVPGVVESLKVITKFCSERIAKYAFEYAYLNNRKKVTAVHKANIMKLADGLFLESCREVAKKYPGITYNEIIVDNCCMQLVAKPEQFDVMVTPNLYGNLVANTAAGIAGGTGVMPGGNVGADHAVFEQGASAGNVGKDKIVRENKANPVALLLSSAMMLRHLQFPSFADRLETAVKRVISEGNCRTKDLGGQSTTQQVVDAVIANLE
- the LOC106375260 gene encoding protein NLP2-like yields the protein MEGSGGGDGGFLPNPSFGAFPETAMDMDFMEELFFDGCWLETTDGKSLKQTSGHQAPSSTNMNDNNNNNSFLYGYQFAENPSQDHISNEDTGRKLPPGFLKMEDLTNQPMTQVSFDQSAAMSSAQAEKFLLEETERGRRYWIAPRTSQGPSSSVKDRLFQAINGLKVQDKDFLIQIWVPIQQEGKNFLTTLEQPHFFNPKYKSLKRYRDVSVSYNFLADEDSKESVGLPGRVFLGKLPEWTPDVRFFRSEEYPRIKEAQRCDVRGSLALPVFESGSGICLGVVEIVTTTQKMNYRPELENICKALEAVNLRSSANMESPSSEFLQVYKQFYCAVIPEVSVFLTSVCRSYDLPLALTWAPCARQGRGGSRHSDENFSECVSTLDSACFVLDQQSHNFQEACSEHHLLQGEGIVGKAFKATKLFFVPEVTTFSKTNYPLAHHAKISGLHAALAVPLKNKFNGSVEFVLEFFFPKSCLDTEAQQEMLKSLSVTLQQDFRSLNLVIDKELELEVVFPVREELLFSGNAETGESLKPSPLEEISQEDSSWISHMINANEKGKGVSLSWEYQKEEPKEEFMLTSGWDNNNNQIGSFLSDAEQFQKASNSGGLRLDIDPSFDSASFGVGQTLLGSRRPGEKRRTKTEKTIGLEVLRQYFAGSLKDAAKSIGVCPTTLKRICRQHGITRWPSRKIKKVGHSLKKLQLVIDSVQGVQGSIQLDSFYTSFPELSSPNNVSSTGTGTSFRNNDQPSHLNPQTENGVSPAVAPTSSPPSSSCSHSSGSSTCCSTGANQSTNTANTSNTISTLMADNAGAILKRARSEVRLRTVNQEETKSLSRTLSHRAFSEHPLLNNLPRLPESRSRSLKAGGASKVKATFGEAKVRFTLLPTWGFRELQHEIARRFNIDNNIIATFDLKYLDDDKEWVLLTCEADLEECIDIYRSSQSRTIKISVHEASQAKLGGSFGSTGPVPLL